The DNA region GGGTGTCACGGATAAAATTGAAGACCGTCGGAGGGGTCTAAACTGAATCTGCTGCTCATGACAACAGTATTGTGCTGGTGGTCATcgtgagaatcctgctctgccatGCTTATACGTGCCGGCTGACTCGCCGGCTTTTTTCACAAACACCGAGAGATAAAAATCAGAGCATAAcaagactgagcatttaaaatgacccaaaccaaaacttttaaaaaggcACAGAAGTAAGACTTTTCTTTCTATCTTTTGTCCATTCtttctgtttattaaattgacatgcatataaaatcaATAGTCCAAAATATACATTTCTTACTgcattgcttaattttttttggatgcaaattattagacattcattttggaattattgcgcAAATatcaagtcatcacagcattagttagatattTGTTTCTGGTTTGTTAGTccaaattgatgttgttttcaaatacaacaAATCCGTTAATGTACAAGTTGCAGTGGTGCTCATTATTTTTGGCGGGTgttcctaaattttttctggtgctcctacatttttATAGTTGGTAGCACaggcaatttcaagccctgcattagacaaatactgttgttattttttttttattcttatttttatttatttattgttctgtcatttaagTAGTGTAAATTATTTCTGTTCAAATGTCAAAAACATTCACTTACTTTAAGCACAAAGAGAAAATTTACtattgtttgtttcttatattattttgtgctgtattaattacttactgagcagcaataataACACtataaaatataaggagttttcatcttatttaaactAGTGGGGTTTGAAAactaatgaatgcataataatcgtgataaccgtgaaaatTTCTTACACTaaaatcgtacaaccaaaatctataatcgttgcatccctaattgcaCGTAGCTGAGCATTTaaacttctgcgtgctgtttgtgttgctctgcaataacacctcTGACAGGCTAGCTGGCAGTTTTTATGTTCCCCTGcatgtcgagtttcttcacaggtgtttcgttttttctgaacgctaccttaatgaaCTGGTAGGCATGAGCTGATATGAAATTCTGAcattatgataaccttggataaaaatatcacagtttgaaGGTAACATGATTATTGCtctaatatatattctttttcaatgtctggtaaaaacaaacactttttccccctttgaacacaatatattttattttgagaatcttttaaaatattttggagcagtaaacatgtcaggctaaataattcaaatgaatcattgacttctgctggcaGGTTCAAAAACaggactaacgtcctatgctaatgtgGTAGAGACTAGTCacaagtgggcggggctttccccatgtgatcacatgtaaaagggagaatgtcaatcaaagtttttctgcagactgtttttatcaagtgtgattataaaaaatgaaactaatattttcttttaaatttactattagaagctggttatattcacagactgctgccacacagctgtgtttaaaccccttataaaagtgatttttgcataataaaataaaaatcatcaaaGTATAATTCATTTAAACACCTTTTGAAGGcagaaataaacactgctgatgaAGTGAAACTTTAAGGCGGCAATACAGATTTACAGGAAGACAAGCTTGCAAAGCCTTATCTAATAAATAACCTTTCACCAACTAAACATTCCACAGCAAATATGCAGACATTTAATCAGAATGAAAGATGTTCATCTTGAAATAGGCTAATTTTTTTAGGCTAAACATTGATACTAAATTTAAACTAACACCttgcatattttacatttaattgaatttaattcaattttgtgtaaatatttgaaaattgtCTGCTTATATTTGCTCAGTcttatttagttaattaattcTCATCCGCTTGTTGAACAATCAAAATTTCAAGTTTGCTTATATTAAAGTCTTTAGTTTGtattagttactttttatttggattttgatttaaaattgaaatttaGTAATTGcagcaaaaatttaattttttttaagtaaatcgtGCAACATTTGAGAAAAATGAAAAGGTTCTTAAAATTAAACctgaattttttttctcaaataatttagcaaaaaaaaaaaaattgtgacaaAATCATTTATCCTGAGATTAGTCTCATGAATTGTATCGGAAGGTGAgtcaggtgaatcgttacatccctagccGTGGGGTATGACAATGAGTGAGGCGCTTGGACCTTCCAGATGCACCCAATTGAATGAATCCCGTGAGATACATGACgagaactgactgatcagctttAGCTAGTATGAAATATCCACATTTTTGTAAGACAAATTATGCTAAACAAACGCAGAAcaccaaaacactgcagtgctttgtaaatttctccataaataaaactgtatCAGAGTTACAGTGGTTGATGGTTGTCTAGCAAGCTACATCCAACGAAACACCCCCCTACTGTTAGACAAAGGTAATAAAGTACATCTCCCTTCCACTAATCATTTGATCCTTCTGTGTTTTCAGGTGGAACCGAGACCAAATGTTGAATCAGCACACGCCACCAGCCGTGATGATGGCTATTGTCTGGTCACCAGGGACAAATGAGAACTTTCACCATGACGAGACCCTGCAGTACCTCCTCATTCTTTGCACCAAAGTGGCTTTAAACACGTTCGTGTTGTACTTCTGGAGGAGAAGCATTCTCAAGTCCCTCCTAGGGATCTGCAGTGTCTCCATGTACGTGGCGGACGTCCTACTGGTCTGCGCCGTCTCCAGCGCATGGATCCTCAGAGAGAACCTGCCCACCTCCACTTCAATGTGCTTTATCCTGGCTCACGGATCCACCATCTACGCCCTGCTCCCTCTACCAATTCTCATCGGCGGGGTGTTTGACTATGCCAGTTACCCAAACCTAGACATAACCTACTGCTCTCGACGCAGAGTTGTCAGTTACTGTTTGTTCGCTGTGCTTTTGTGGGCATTAGTGATCGTCTACACGTGCCAAAGCACCAACACGCAACCTACAGAGATTTACAAAGACAATTTGAAGCTAGTAGTGTGTCGCGTTCACGGATCTACTGTAGTGTTTCAGTTTAGCATGTACGTATTAACTGTGATGATCCTCATACTTCTGCTTCATCTGAAGAAGCTGATTGGATGGGTCAGTAGAGCCAATCAACTGGCGAAGCTGGAAAACCTTTCATTTCTCTCAGATCAAGACTATAGCCAGATTGAGGAAAGTGGAAATTCGGAAATACTAGAAACTTCCCCTCCACTCTTTGCGAGTTTAACTCTAGGGTTTGCAATGAACTGGGTGCCGTACTTGTTAATATCTGTTACATGTGTACTGGTGGATTTCGCAGTGCCAGCTTATGCCAGCGTCAACCTTCTATGGATGGCTTGTGCCAACAGTCTAATGGTTGGCATTGCGTTTTGGTTGAGGAGTGACAAGATTGGACCTTTCACCAAATTCCCAGACGACACCTGCTTTTGGAAAATCTACTGGCACTTAAGCTATGAAACGCCAGTAACTGTGGACAAAACAAGTTTATACGTAACTATCCAAAATGTCTAGTTGAAAGCCATTTAAAGCTTGCATGATATTTGGATGTAGGTGCATCGGCAGCAAATTTGGACCCACAAATGTTTTAAGTGAGCCCCTCAGTACACAGTCGAAGATGAAGATCGGGGAGCAGGAGGAATAGGGGGAATGGTTGACGATTGTTGAAATTGAAGAATGGGGAAGGGGACATTGACAATTGTTAAAGTGAAGAGCGGGAAGGGGAGGCGTTGATGATCGTTGATAGTGAAGAGCGGGGAAGGGCGAGTTGACGATTGTCTAAAGTGAAGAACAAGGAGGGGAGGCATTCATAATCGTCGAAAGAAAGAGCGGGGGGGGACGTTGACGATCgtcgaaagtgaagagcaggaaaGGGGTGATAATGTTTGTCGAAAGTAAAGAGAGGGGAGGCGGACGTTAACGATTGTCGAAAGGGAAGAGCGGGAAAGGGGGGATGATGTTTGCCGAAAGTAAAGAGAGGGGAGGCAGACGTTAACGATTgtcgaaagtgaagagcaggaaaGGGGTGATAATGTTTGTTGAAAGTAAAGAGAGGGGAGGCGGACGTTAACGATCGTCCAAAGTGAAGAGCAGGAAGGGGGGTGTAGACGATCactgaaagtgaagagcagggaaGGGGGCGATGATGTTTgttgaaagtgaagagcggggaggCAGACGTTAATGATCGTCGAAAGCGAAGAGCAGGAAGGGGGCATTGACGAGCGTCGAAAGTGAAGAGAGGGGTGGGTGAGGTTGGGACTAAATGAGGGCAATTAGAAGGGTCAAAAAGACCAGGGTCACATCACAGGGCCCCTAAATTGCCAGGGCCACACTACCAAAGCCCCTGCttgtttgtatatataaaaaatgtgttaGTTAGGgtatattaaaggaatagttcacccaaaactaaaactgatgtcatcatttactcatcatctGTTTTTTTCAAACATGTTAAAATTTCTCTCTTGTTGAACACAACGATAGATATTGAAGAGTGTTGGAAAGCCGAATCCATTTAGAtacagtattttttgtttctattatggatgtcaatggctgctttttcccgATGTTCTTCAGAATAGCTTTTTATTGTTTtgcgtttaacagaagaaagacattcGCAAATGTTTAGAACCACTCTAGTGTGAGTAAACggtgagaaaatgttcattttgagTATATAATCCTGCTAtgtttgtaccttttttttttagtttaaatcgAATTGTGAGTTTGTTTACTTCATGTAGGTATAAGACCAGAAAGTGCTGCTATAAGGTAACATAAAAAACCTTGACTATTTTATATACACAcgcttatatacatatatacatatatatatatatatatatatatatatatatatatatatatatatatatatatatatatatacttgtttgCTTGTAATTTTCATGCTGTCTACATTTGACAAAAACTATGTGGGGCAgtcagtataaaaaataaaacagatgtgAACCTGCACATGCACTCGTCCAACTTTTAAAAAACAAGATGTCAGACAAAATGCAGTCGAAATAAACTAACAAACTTGTGAAATGACTTTCTTCCTTTCCCAAATATGCTCAAGCTCTGCTCTAAAATGTATAGTGAGCAGTCAAGCTGTCTACTGGTAACAAAGACAGCATCTTGAAGTATTAGTACATACAAAAATGTCAATTATGCCATTAATTACCCACCTACATGTCATTCAAAACCCATGAgacttttgttcatcttcagaatacAAACAGAGatattttaattgaaatctgagaGCTTCTTCTTCCTCCATTGACACAAGGGTTCCCACCATCCAGACTAATGATGCCTTCATTGCTTCACATGCAACATTATCGActgattaaccgatttcactattaacagcGCTTTAACTTGTCACGGTTAATTACTGTAAAAGCTTCTCAACAACATGTTTCTGCactgaacaaaactgctgcaactaaaagttATGTTACGTCAATTgagcgctagtttaaagttcagaGCTTGTACACAGCGGCTAATACGCATACACACCAGATTAAAGGCTGGTTTTAACTATGGCAGAGGGTCTTAACTGAGGGCCGTTCACATATCTCGTTTTTgagcaagttcgttatttccaatggaagcGCACGGCAAGAACTGGACTGGTCAGCTTCATACTTGGTATGAAATATACGCACGTTTCTActccaaagaggaaaaaaaaaaaaaaaaaaaaagaaaaataccaaAGAATTTTGtattatagttgatcaaaagtgcctcTCAAACAGGTTCAGCAATTTTTCACTACATTTGTACTCTTTAAAAGAGAAATACTTAGCTTATATGTAGCTCAGATTtacattatacaaataaaattatttaatttattgattgatttcattgattgttctgtcatttattttcacagtaaaattataacttatgtttaaatgccaaaactgtttatttttacttttaagtcAAAAGAGGAattgactattgtttgttttttattaatatcttgtgctgtattaattggttactgagcagcaataagttttttgaaattaatgaatgcataaaaatTATGGTTATTCCTCAGACTGTAATCGTataaccaaaatctataatcgttgcatccatAGACACCCCTTCATGTGTAAGTAAAACTAGGGAACAAGGTGAAGGGTTAAGGGCTGGAACTGTGATTGGGcctaatttttgggtgaactaacactttaaagGTAGAGGTGGACAAATTGGCAGAGGCTAGCAAAAGTTAGTTAGCATTGAAAACCAAAAATCCTGCCCTACCTGCATGACTACTCTGTAAAGCATCCTCCAAACACattagcacacacacatacagacggACCTGATCTTCAAATGTcaacaaaagagagagaaaaaaagcgtCAGATTACATTGTTTTATAACGCTCTTGCCTCTGGCATTTGTTGAAGGAATGTTTGGTTGTTGTTCGCCTTGTTCGATGACATATCCGTGTTTGTGCAAACAAGATCAGCAGAGCTTAATGCAAATACTTATTTTAGCAGGCAGAAAAGACATTTGGATTGGACAAAGAACCTTTTGGTCCGACGGCTGTACAATttggagaaataaaaaaatctaatagcgATTTATCTGATCAAATTATTTGCGCACTAAAATGTGATTTACaacaattttataaaataattccaGGTTTGATATGGTGGTTTTaacagcaccaaaaaaaaaagactaatttaTATACCAATAAAGTTGTCAGTTGTCAAGACAAATTAAGGAaataactacagtattttaaactagattattaaagttcgtcgagacaaactttaggctggcttgagaaagcttggactgaaagttttaaagcagttttaagttaaaagtagtttaaagttttaaagcagttttaagtgaAGAAAATTCATTTTGGCCAGAGATCTTccatccgagatcttgtcctacCGTGGAGACAAGCCTAGGAATGGGGCTCGTATGCGAGCGCCTAGTGGCTGGGTTttacaaagtccctttaaggcaagtcatttcacttggcagccatctttgaaacaccagttgagcattctgtttgaatagtaaaacatcaaactctccaaaactacttgccaagattacgattacattacatattatgaAAACCAATaagattaaacaacaactgtctatttGGTTACATTTCTGTATCACACAAAATCCGCAGAAACTCACTTCTAGTCCAAGCCCTCCCCTGGAGAATTGCCAttctatagcgatcgctgattagctaatgtactagaaggcgggctttattcaccatatagcgatcgctgattggcttctgtactagaaggcggggcttcattcccCATATTGACAATTACACTTctccccattcaaaagtatacgagtaACATGTCTTGAGTATTCTACAGTCTTTGGGTTTTACCCCACAGAACCTGGCAGGGCTCAGCCTGAAGGAGCGACGCAAGACCATCCTAATGCAGGCCAACCACCTGCAGGGGGAGCCGTAAGAGGCCGGTGTATTGTGGAACGGCTGGTAGTCGAAGGTCAagggggttcccaaacttttctgcCCGAGACCCTCAAAATAATGCCAGTGACtggcgacccccaatatcctctgaggcgattataaatacagaaactttgCATGCAACAGCGCTCGCACACCAacagacccaagtctattcttcgtttaatttttttaaatgtatgtcagttctgtaaatgtgccagaaagtttaacctggtattataaaataattatatcaaatataatgtaattacctcaggggtcgcaatccaatagaactggtaactagggttgtaacaatataccggtatgacggtctaccacgatttgaacgtgcacgattatcataccatgaacaattgcatatcaacggttttaacccttaaagaccgagacagccgtccgcagctaaaaataagtattgcttttaaatgtttaataacttttgatccgctgatccgattcataccattcaaagattggcataaagaagagaatctcagctttccagtgctgtacaCATAACAtccgcggactttcagaggctccggaatcagtgcggttacgtcatcaaaatttgatgacgctgatttgacaaagaaacactcgtcactgtgtctccggacaaaccagacatgatacattgatgcattatccctcctccatgcccagattggttcaaactcgctatatcacaaccaataagcataggtttcgcttttgtttgtggaccaaacaatgagctttttgaacaacacggaatgagagataggcatacatttatgcgtggctaaataaaacgcaaaaaaaaaaagttttgcatgaaataattctcatactaagtacttttgcatgcacagcagcacagaaacatgacaaaacagtgacacagcaaagacgaactgctgctcttgctgttttcaaaagacgcaaatgaaggtgcagctgcttgtctgcattgcagacaaccatatccaaatccatatccacagacaaccatatccatgctggcacataaaacctaaggatattccatattgaatctagtttcgttatgtaactatttatagtatagtaaatatttatatctatttttttactgaggatttgcaccatgtttatttggactttatttggactttgacacataatttattattttcttatttttttatttgttcattgtaagtggtgttgtttatagtaactaaaatatatattatttggaaaaagtaaaatttgcttcactgttctattattttgtaacatttgtaacataccatataccgcgaaaccgtcaaaccgtggtattgttttagacgattatcataccgtaaaaaattcataccgttacaaccctactggTAACTATAAGCtgctatagtaactatatatcatatagtaactataaacgacatttttttttgtagtttatggataaaatatggtaattcttatggtttaataaaaacaattagatttttggaaatcaccaggcaaccccccttcattgtcccgcaacctctcggggggtcccgacccccactttgagaaccactggtcaaGACCACGACACCTGATCGTCAGGCACAAAATATCAATATTAGTATTATAATAAGCAAGCAAGTTATAAGATTCGATCCTGAAATGTTCTCCATGGACACTACTGTTATATTTATGATAAACGTTAAGGTCTAACTTATAAAGTAAtgagtaattcattcatttattttcagcttagtccctttattattcagggatcgccaaagcggaatgaactgccagcttatccagcatatgttttccacagcaaatgcctttccagctgtaacccatcactgggaaacaaccacacacacccattcatacacatacactatggacaatttagcttacccaattcacctgtaccacatgtctttggactgtgggggaaactggaccaCCTGGAGGAGCCTCAcacgaacatggagagaacatgcgaactccacacagaaatgccaactgacctagtcaaggctcgaaccagcgacattcttgctgtgaggcgacataaGTACCTACTGTCTCGAGTAATTAGTTATTAGTTCATAATAATCATTAGTAACTAAAAGTCGTgttaactaataaccttaactttcaTGATTTTGAATGTAATACAATCatgtattgaggtaaagttgactatatttgcacatttttgaAGTGACAACTTTTGACACGGTGTCTATATTCAGGGTTCATACtgaaattccatgacttttcaatGACTTTGCCAAAACTTTAGGGTAAATATTCATGATCTTGTTTcgtgtttcatgtaatgtctacgtaCACttggtaaataagaaaaaaaggcacgttcaaatttattacagcacatcaaaaaaaaaaaaaaaaaaagtaaaaatccatgtagtttatatttattttcatatctgCCAGCTTTACATAATTGAGGtacagttggttttatattttgcATACTAAtttagtgacaacttgtgacatgttcctatattgtttaccatggtactttgaatattcggtgtGATCTCACATGTAAGCATGACTTGAACATAGGCATAGGACTATAAtcgttttaaattgtttaatttacgcttttttttttttttttgtttttagaacaacagtatttccagcagaaaagatgttttaaattgttttaaatgttttttaaacaaatgaagacaacagaagtcaataatttatttaacctgacatgtttatttacagttccaaaatattttaaatgttttttcaaaataaaatatattgtcttcaaaaatgaaaacatccaaggttatcataccgtcagaatcccATGCCTACTTGAACACAAcgttagcactatttatttgactgtcaaCAATGATATACTTTAACATTCATTGGCCGCTAATATGATTTCTATATAATGTGCAAAGAATACTTTCCTAAAACTATATTCTCTCAAGGAGAGTCTAAATGTgagaatataaaactaactttacctcactCTTTACATATACTGAACCTCtcgagaataaataaataacttttttataaatatatcttaTAAAAAGGACTTTGTGAAGAAAAGAAAGTTAATTTGTTCTTTAGTGacttgtgacacgctccctatattatattatatattcctACTATATgcttaccatggtactttgaatattcaatttGAACTTACATGTAAGCATGACCTGAACAGACCATtaacactatttatttgactgtcaaCAATTAAATACTTTGAcattcattggctgctaataatgattcactatttagaatttgcaaataatatttttctatatatatatatatatatatatatatatatatatatatatatatatatatatatatatatatatatatacac from Danio rerio strain Tuebingen ecotype United States chromosome 8, GRCz12tu, whole genome shotgun sequence includes:
- the si:dkeyp-100a1.6 gene encoding probable G-protein coupled receptor 160, with the translated sequence MLNQHTPPAVMMAIVWSPGTNENFHHDETLQYLLILCTKVALNTFVLYFWRRSILKSLLGICSVSMYVADVLLVCAVSSAWILRENLPTSTSMCFILAHGSTIYALLPLPILIGGVFDYASYPNLDITYCSRRRVVSYCLFAVLLWALVIVYTCQSTNTQPTEIYKDNLKLVVCRVHGSTVVFQFSMYVLTVMILILLLHLKKLIGWVSRANQLAKLENLSFLSDQDYSQIEESGNSEILETSPPLFASLTLGFAMNWVPYLLISVTCVLVDFAVPAYASVNLLWMACANSLMVGIAFWLRSDKIGPFTKFPDDTCFWKIYWHLSYETPVTVDKTSLYVTIQNV